A single Anopheles funestus chromosome 2RL, idAnoFuneDA-416_04, whole genome shotgun sequence DNA region contains:
- the LOC125760850 gene encoding nocturnin isoform X4, whose translation MRRKIGRVLTTVVRVCAYLWNRKRMGSFTSAPQIKNVDYQDDKLEITDGMSVPDLVDYCRIARGDDRPPLVKRKFLKPVDHINRTDLTDGFKMLHLDSISKTCSEPSLIASQLRIFQWNMLSQTLGMHNDGFVRCPLEALTWDCRRYQLIEEIVQNDPDIICLQEVDHFKFLQKILSTQNYEGVFFPKPDSPCLYINGNNGPDGCAVFYKKDRLEMVNHFTRVLEVWRVQSNQVAIAAVLRTRDTRQEICVTTTHLKARKGALLSKLRNEQGKDLLYFIDGIAENRPVILCGDFNAEPIEPIYSTVLNYKPLGLASAYSDLLAEESQDENNQNALNTKPDERYSRSSIGSAHSINDECGLSNGVRTKAEQSAAYEPPYTTWKIREEGEVCHTIDYVFYTKEKLKVKNCLMFPSGEEIGVDRTPSFQYPSDHFSLICDIELKPATDDSQSGDSNSIPNHQL comes from the exons ATGAGAAGGAAGATCGGCCGTGTGTTGACTACTgtcgtgcgtgtgtgtgcgtacttGTGGAATAGGAAAAG AATGGGCTCATTCACGTCCGCTCCCCAAATCAAAAACGTGGACTATCAGGATGATAAGCTGGAAATTACCGATGGTATGTCCGTACCGGATCTCGTCGATTACTGCCGAATAGCACGTGGTGACGATAGACCACCGCTGGTTAAGCGCAAATTTCTGAAACCAGTCGATCACATAAACAGGACCGATCTTACAGATGGGTTCAAAATGCTCCACCTAGATTCTATATCCAAGA CATGCAGCGAACCATCACTGATCGCTTCACAGCTACGAATATTCCAATGGAACATGCTCTCACAAA cgcTCGGTATGCACAATGACGGATTCGTACGGTGCCCGTTGGAAGCACTGACGTGGGATTGTAGACGATATCAGCTTATTGAGGAAATTGTACAAAACGATCCTGACATCATCTGTCTGCAG GAAGTGGATCACTTTAAATTTCTGCAAAAGATACTCAGCACACAAAACTACGAAGGCGTGTTCTTCCCCAAACCGGACTCGCCCTGTCTGTACATCAATGGTAACAATGGTCCGGACGGGTGTGCCGTGTTTTACAAAAAGGATCGACTAGAGATGGTTAACCATTTTACCCGCGTGCTGGAGGTATGGCGCGTACAAAGTAATCAGGTAGCGATAGCGGCTGTTTTGAGAACGCGTGATACGCGCCAAGAAATTTGTGTGACCACTACACATCTGAAGGCACGAAAAGGTGCATTGCTGTCGAAACTGCGCAATGAGCAGGGCAAGGATCTGCTATACTTTATCGATGGTATTGCGGAAAATCGGCCAGTAATTCTGTGCGGCGACTTTAATGCTGAACCGATCGAACCGATCTATAGTACGGTGCTAAACTATAAACCCCTCGGATTGGCTAGTGCGTATTCGGACCTGCTGGCCGAGGAATCGCAGGACGAGAACAATCAGAACGCACTAAATACGAAACCGGATGAGCGGTATAGCCGTAGCAGTATTGGATCAGCGCACAGTATCAACGACGAATGTGGACTTTCCAATGGTGTCAGGACGAAAGCGGAACAGTCGGCCGCATACGAACCACCGTACACCACGTGGAAAATTCGGGAAGAGGGTGAAGTATGTCATACGATCGATTATGTGTTTTATACAAAGGAAAAGCTAAAG GTAAAAAATTGTCTAATGTTCCCTTCCGGTGAAGAAATCGGCGTCGATCGCACTCCAAGCTTCCAATATCCTTCCGATCATTTTTCGCTCATATGTGACATTGAATTAAAGCCCGCAACGGATGATAGTCAATCGGGCGATTCCAACTCGATACCGAATCATCAGCTTTAG
- the LOC125760850 gene encoding nocturnin isoform X5 has protein sequence MGSFTSAPQIKNVDYQDDKLEITDGMSVPDLVDYCRIARGDDRPPLVKRKFLKPVDHINRTDLTDGFKMLHLDSISKTCSEPSLIASQLRIFQWNMLSQTLGMHNDGFVRCPLEALTWDCRRYQLIEEIVQNDPDIICLQEVDHFKFLQKILSTQNYEGVFFPKPDSPCLYINGNNGPDGCAVFYKKDRLEMVNHFTRVLEVWRVQSNQVAIAAVLRTRDTRQEICVTTTHLKARKGALLSKLRNEQGKDLLYFIDGIAENRPVILCGDFNAEPIEPIYSTVLNYKPLGLASAYSDLLAEESQDENNQNALNTKPDERYSRSSIGSAHSINDECGLSNGVRTKAEQSAAYEPPYTTWKIREEGEVCHTIDYVFYTKEKLKVKNCLMFPSGEEIGVDRTPSFQYPSDHFSLICDIELKPATDDSQSGDSNSIPNHQL, from the exons ATGGGCTCATTCACGTCCGCTCCCCAAATCAAAAACGTGGACTATCAGGATGATAAGCTGGAAATTACCGATGGTATGTCCGTACCGGATCTCGTCGATTACTGCCGAATAGCACGTGGTGACGATAGACCACCGCTGGTTAAGCGCAAATTTCTGAAACCAGTCGATCACATAAACAGGACCGATCTTACAGATGGGTTCAAAATGCTCCACCTAGATTCTATATCCAAGA CATGCAGCGAACCATCACTGATCGCTTCACAGCTACGAATATTCCAATGGAACATGCTCTCACAAA cgcTCGGTATGCACAATGACGGATTCGTACGGTGCCCGTTGGAAGCACTGACGTGGGATTGTAGACGATATCAGCTTATTGAGGAAATTGTACAAAACGATCCTGACATCATCTGTCTGCAG GAAGTGGATCACTTTAAATTTCTGCAAAAGATACTCAGCACACAAAACTACGAAGGCGTGTTCTTCCCCAAACCGGACTCGCCCTGTCTGTACATCAATGGTAACAATGGTCCGGACGGGTGTGCCGTGTTTTACAAAAAGGATCGACTAGAGATGGTTAACCATTTTACCCGCGTGCTGGAGGTATGGCGCGTACAAAGTAATCAGGTAGCGATAGCGGCTGTTTTGAGAACGCGTGATACGCGCCAAGAAATTTGTGTGACCACTACACATCTGAAGGCACGAAAAGGTGCATTGCTGTCGAAACTGCGCAATGAGCAGGGCAAGGATCTGCTATACTTTATCGATGGTATTGCGGAAAATCGGCCAGTAATTCTGTGCGGCGACTTTAATGCTGAACCGATCGAACCGATCTATAGTACGGTGCTAAACTATAAACCCCTCGGATTGGCTAGTGCGTATTCGGACCTGCTGGCCGAGGAATCGCAGGACGAGAACAATCAGAACGCACTAAATACGAAACCGGATGAGCGGTATAGCCGTAGCAGTATTGGATCAGCGCACAGTATCAACGACGAATGTGGACTTTCCAATGGTGTCAGGACGAAAGCGGAACAGTCGGCCGCATACGAACCACCGTACACCACGTGGAAAATTCGGGAAGAGGGTGAAGTATGTCATACGATCGATTATGTGTTTTATACAAAGGAAAAGCTAAAG GTAAAAAATTGTCTAATGTTCCCTTCCGGTGAAGAAATCGGCGTCGATCGCACTCCAAGCTTCCAATATCCTTCCGATCATTTTTCGCTCATATGTGACATTGAATTAAAGCCCGCAACGGATGATAGTCAATCGGGCGATTCCAACTCGATACCGAATCATCAGCTTTAG
- the LOC125760850 gene encoding nocturnin isoform X3: MDLLVRTTWVFTTKRFKNLLLIPRMGSFTSAPQIKNVDYQDDKLEITDGMSVPDLVDYCRIARGDDRPPLVKRKFLKPVDHINRTDLTDGFKMLHLDSISKTCSEPSLIASQLRIFQWNMLSQTLGMHNDGFVRCPLEALTWDCRRYQLIEEIVQNDPDIICLQEVDHFKFLQKILSTQNYEGVFFPKPDSPCLYINGNNGPDGCAVFYKKDRLEMVNHFTRVLEVWRVQSNQVAIAAVLRTRDTRQEICVTTTHLKARKGALLSKLRNEQGKDLLYFIDGIAENRPVILCGDFNAEPIEPIYSTVLNYKPLGLASAYSDLLAEESQDENNQNALNTKPDERYSRSSIGSAHSINDECGLSNGVRTKAEQSAAYEPPYTTWKIREEGEVCHTIDYVFYTKEKLKVKNCLMFPSGEEIGVDRTPSFQYPSDHFSLICDIELKPATDDSQSGDSNSIPNHQL; this comes from the exons ATGGATCTTCTCGTTCGAACGACTTGGGTATTTACGACGAAGCGTTTCAAAAATTTGCTCCTCATTCCAAG AATGGGCTCATTCACGTCCGCTCCCCAAATCAAAAACGTGGACTATCAGGATGATAAGCTGGAAATTACCGATGGTATGTCCGTACCGGATCTCGTCGATTACTGCCGAATAGCACGTGGTGACGATAGACCACCGCTGGTTAAGCGCAAATTTCTGAAACCAGTCGATCACATAAACAGGACCGATCTTACAGATGGGTTCAAAATGCTCCACCTAGATTCTATATCCAAGA CATGCAGCGAACCATCACTGATCGCTTCACAGCTACGAATATTCCAATGGAACATGCTCTCACAAA cgcTCGGTATGCACAATGACGGATTCGTACGGTGCCCGTTGGAAGCACTGACGTGGGATTGTAGACGATATCAGCTTATTGAGGAAATTGTACAAAACGATCCTGACATCATCTGTCTGCAG GAAGTGGATCACTTTAAATTTCTGCAAAAGATACTCAGCACACAAAACTACGAAGGCGTGTTCTTCCCCAAACCGGACTCGCCCTGTCTGTACATCAATGGTAACAATGGTCCGGACGGGTGTGCCGTGTTTTACAAAAAGGATCGACTAGAGATGGTTAACCATTTTACCCGCGTGCTGGAGGTATGGCGCGTACAAAGTAATCAGGTAGCGATAGCGGCTGTTTTGAGAACGCGTGATACGCGCCAAGAAATTTGTGTGACCACTACACATCTGAAGGCACGAAAAGGTGCATTGCTGTCGAAACTGCGCAATGAGCAGGGCAAGGATCTGCTATACTTTATCGATGGTATTGCGGAAAATCGGCCAGTAATTCTGTGCGGCGACTTTAATGCTGAACCGATCGAACCGATCTATAGTACGGTGCTAAACTATAAACCCCTCGGATTGGCTAGTGCGTATTCGGACCTGCTGGCCGAGGAATCGCAGGACGAGAACAATCAGAACGCACTAAATACGAAACCGGATGAGCGGTATAGCCGTAGCAGTATTGGATCAGCGCACAGTATCAACGACGAATGTGGACTTTCCAATGGTGTCAGGACGAAAGCGGAACAGTCGGCCGCATACGAACCACCGTACACCACGTGGAAAATTCGGGAAGAGGGTGAAGTATGTCATACGATCGATTATGTGTTTTATACAAAGGAAAAGCTAAAG GTAAAAAATTGTCTAATGTTCCCTTCCGGTGAAGAAATCGGCGTCGATCGCACTCCAAGCTTCCAATATCCTTCCGATCATTTTTCGCTCATATGTGACATTGAATTAAAGCCCGCAACGGATGATAGTCAATCGGGCGATTCCAACTCGATACCGAATCATCAGCTTTAG
- the LOC125760850 gene encoding nocturnin isoform X1, with product MDLLPVGRFGPKALTEKMGTISRMLPDGSVGFLRGNCRKDSFPDGAVLATHRAHPSATGTHGEARNDDDEIDLSRFASEKDTRAYFKRKLAIFEASMMTPVAANRRLAARKLEMEGSFGEPYPPESTGPIDELDCIPPRQLLMYLVRMGSFTSAPQIKNVDYQDDKLEITDGMSVPDLVDYCRIARGDDRPPLVKRKFLKPVDHINRTDLTDGFKMLHLDSISKTCSEPSLIASQLRIFQWNMLSQTLGMHNDGFVRCPLEALTWDCRRYQLIEEIVQNDPDIICLQEVDHFKFLQKILSTQNYEGVFFPKPDSPCLYINGNNGPDGCAVFYKKDRLEMVNHFTRVLEVWRVQSNQVAIAAVLRTRDTRQEICVTTTHLKARKGALLSKLRNEQGKDLLYFIDGIAENRPVILCGDFNAEPIEPIYSTVLNYKPLGLASAYSDLLAEESQDENNQNALNTKPDERYSRSSIGSAHSINDECGLSNGVRTKAEQSAAYEPPYTTWKIREEGEVCHTIDYVFYTKEKLKVKNCLMFPSGEEIGVDRTPSFQYPSDHFSLICDIELKPATDDSQSGDSNSIPNHQL from the exons ATGGATCTGCTCCCAGTGGGCCGGTTTGGCCCGAAGGCTCTGACGGAGAAAATGGGCACCATctcgcggatgctgccagacGGTTCGGTCGGTTTCCTTCGTGGCAACTGTCGCAAAGACTCGTTCCCCGATGGTGCGGTCCTGGCGACCCATCGTGCACACCCAAGCGCTACCGGTACGCACGGTGAGGCGAGAAACGATGACGACGAAATCGACCTGAGCCGGTTCGCCAGTGAAAAAGATACACGTGCGTACTTTAAGCGAAAGTTGGCCATCTTCGAGGCGTCTATGATGACGCCGGTCGCGGCCAACAGACGGCTGGCAGCAAGGAAGCTGGAAATGGAGGGCAGTTTCGGTGAGCCGTACCCGCCCGAAAGTACCGGACCGATCGACGAATTGGATTGTATTCCGCCTCGACAACTACTCATGTACTTGGTAAG AATGGGCTCATTCACGTCCGCTCCCCAAATCAAAAACGTGGACTATCAGGATGATAAGCTGGAAATTACCGATGGTATGTCCGTACCGGATCTCGTCGATTACTGCCGAATAGCACGTGGTGACGATAGACCACCGCTGGTTAAGCGCAAATTTCTGAAACCAGTCGATCACATAAACAGGACCGATCTTACAGATGGGTTCAAAATGCTCCACCTAGATTCTATATCCAAGA CATGCAGCGAACCATCACTGATCGCTTCACAGCTACGAATATTCCAATGGAACATGCTCTCACAAA cgcTCGGTATGCACAATGACGGATTCGTACGGTGCCCGTTGGAAGCACTGACGTGGGATTGTAGACGATATCAGCTTATTGAGGAAATTGTACAAAACGATCCTGACATCATCTGTCTGCAG GAAGTGGATCACTTTAAATTTCTGCAAAAGATACTCAGCACACAAAACTACGAAGGCGTGTTCTTCCCCAAACCGGACTCGCCCTGTCTGTACATCAATGGTAACAATGGTCCGGACGGGTGTGCCGTGTTTTACAAAAAGGATCGACTAGAGATGGTTAACCATTTTACCCGCGTGCTGGAGGTATGGCGCGTACAAAGTAATCAGGTAGCGATAGCGGCTGTTTTGAGAACGCGTGATACGCGCCAAGAAATTTGTGTGACCACTACACATCTGAAGGCACGAAAAGGTGCATTGCTGTCGAAACTGCGCAATGAGCAGGGCAAGGATCTGCTATACTTTATCGATGGTATTGCGGAAAATCGGCCAGTAATTCTGTGCGGCGACTTTAATGCTGAACCGATCGAACCGATCTATAGTACGGTGCTAAACTATAAACCCCTCGGATTGGCTAGTGCGTATTCGGACCTGCTGGCCGAGGAATCGCAGGACGAGAACAATCAGAACGCACTAAATACGAAACCGGATGAGCGGTATAGCCGTAGCAGTATTGGATCAGCGCACAGTATCAACGACGAATGTGGACTTTCCAATGGTGTCAGGACGAAAGCGGAACAGTCGGCCGCATACGAACCACCGTACACCACGTGGAAAATTCGGGAAGAGGGTGAAGTATGTCATACGATCGATTATGTGTTTTATACAAAGGAAAAGCTAAAG GTAAAAAATTGTCTAATGTTCCCTTCCGGTGAAGAAATCGGCGTCGATCGCACTCCAAGCTTCCAATATCCTTCCGATCATTTTTCGCTCATATGTGACATTGAATTAAAGCCCGCAACGGATGATAGTCAATCGGGCGATTCCAACTCGATACCGAATCATCAGCTTTAG
- the LOC125760850 gene encoding nocturnin isoform X2: MLDTDSDIHLTEKPSSVRGGVPMNGALKKSHLQRVMLQRMGSFTSAPQIKNVDYQDDKLEITDGMSVPDLVDYCRIARGDDRPPLVKRKFLKPVDHINRTDLTDGFKMLHLDSISKTCSEPSLIASQLRIFQWNMLSQTLGMHNDGFVRCPLEALTWDCRRYQLIEEIVQNDPDIICLQEVDHFKFLQKILSTQNYEGVFFPKPDSPCLYINGNNGPDGCAVFYKKDRLEMVNHFTRVLEVWRVQSNQVAIAAVLRTRDTRQEICVTTTHLKARKGALLSKLRNEQGKDLLYFIDGIAENRPVILCGDFNAEPIEPIYSTVLNYKPLGLASAYSDLLAEESQDENNQNALNTKPDERYSRSSIGSAHSINDECGLSNGVRTKAEQSAAYEPPYTTWKIREEGEVCHTIDYVFYTKEKLKVKNCLMFPSGEEIGVDRTPSFQYPSDHFSLICDIELKPATDDSQSGDSNSIPNHQL; encoded by the exons ATGTTAGATACGGACAGTGACATTCATCTTACCGAAAAGCCATCCTCCGTCCGTGGAGGTGTGCCAATGAATGGGGCACTGAAGAAAAGTCATCTACAGCGGGTGATGCTGCAAAG AATGGGCTCATTCACGTCCGCTCCCCAAATCAAAAACGTGGACTATCAGGATGATAAGCTGGAAATTACCGATGGTATGTCCGTACCGGATCTCGTCGATTACTGCCGAATAGCACGTGGTGACGATAGACCACCGCTGGTTAAGCGCAAATTTCTGAAACCAGTCGATCACATAAACAGGACCGATCTTACAGATGGGTTCAAAATGCTCCACCTAGATTCTATATCCAAGA CATGCAGCGAACCATCACTGATCGCTTCACAGCTACGAATATTCCAATGGAACATGCTCTCACAAA cgcTCGGTATGCACAATGACGGATTCGTACGGTGCCCGTTGGAAGCACTGACGTGGGATTGTAGACGATATCAGCTTATTGAGGAAATTGTACAAAACGATCCTGACATCATCTGTCTGCAG GAAGTGGATCACTTTAAATTTCTGCAAAAGATACTCAGCACACAAAACTACGAAGGCGTGTTCTTCCCCAAACCGGACTCGCCCTGTCTGTACATCAATGGTAACAATGGTCCGGACGGGTGTGCCGTGTTTTACAAAAAGGATCGACTAGAGATGGTTAACCATTTTACCCGCGTGCTGGAGGTATGGCGCGTACAAAGTAATCAGGTAGCGATAGCGGCTGTTTTGAGAACGCGTGATACGCGCCAAGAAATTTGTGTGACCACTACACATCTGAAGGCACGAAAAGGTGCATTGCTGTCGAAACTGCGCAATGAGCAGGGCAAGGATCTGCTATACTTTATCGATGGTATTGCGGAAAATCGGCCAGTAATTCTGTGCGGCGACTTTAATGCTGAACCGATCGAACCGATCTATAGTACGGTGCTAAACTATAAACCCCTCGGATTGGCTAGTGCGTATTCGGACCTGCTGGCCGAGGAATCGCAGGACGAGAACAATCAGAACGCACTAAATACGAAACCGGATGAGCGGTATAGCCGTAGCAGTATTGGATCAGCGCACAGTATCAACGACGAATGTGGACTTTCCAATGGTGTCAGGACGAAAGCGGAACAGTCGGCCGCATACGAACCACCGTACACCACGTGGAAAATTCGGGAAGAGGGTGAAGTATGTCATACGATCGATTATGTGTTTTATACAAAGGAAAAGCTAAAG GTAAAAAATTGTCTAATGTTCCCTTCCGGTGAAGAAATCGGCGTCGATCGCACTCCAAGCTTCCAATATCCTTCCGATCATTTTTCGCTCATATGTGACATTGAATTAAAGCCCGCAACGGATGATAGTCAATCGGGCGATTCCAACTCGATACCGAATCATCAGCTTTAG